A genomic segment from Phormidium ambiguum IAM M-71 encodes:
- a CDS encoding type II CAAX prenyl endopeptidase Rce1 family protein — MFSLDFLNFFHKLTWRIYTAFFTFPTIQEWLTVIIFLLILTLFSLPIGLWCNFLKFERLKASKKIIFSIVAGSLLTPAISEELFFRVLLIPHPQENLTTTAIWLWGSMSLVLFIIYHPLNGVTFFPAGRETFFNPVFLLQAAVLGIVCSVVYLQSGSLWLPVIIHWLVVVVWLLFLGGYKQLHGEV; from the coding sequence ATGTTTTCTTTAGATTTTCTGAATTTTTTTCACAAGCTGACTTGGCGTATTTATACAGCTTTCTTCACATTCCCAACAATTCAAGAGTGGCTAACTGTGATTATATTCTTACTCATCCTAACTCTTTTTTCTTTACCTATTGGTTTATGGTGTAACTTCCTAAAATTTGAAAGATTGAAAGCATCAAAAAAAATAATTTTCAGTATTGTAGCAGGTTCTCTATTAACACCTGCTATTTCCGAAGAGCTATTTTTTCGAGTTTTACTAATTCCTCATCCCCAAGAAAATCTGACAACAACAGCAATCTGGTTATGGGGAAGTATGAGTTTAGTACTTTTTATTATTTATCATCCACTAAATGGTGTAACTTTCTTTCCTGCTGGGCGCGAAACATTTTTTAATCCTGTTTTTTTGTTACAAGCGGCAGTTTTAGGAATAGTTTGTAGTGTTGTTTACTTACAAAGTGGTTCTCTGTGGTTGCCAGTAATTATTCATTGGTTAGTTGTAGTAGTTTGGTTACTATTTTTAGGAGGATATAAACAATTGCATGGCGAAGTTTAA
- a CDS encoding Uma2 family endonuclease, giving the protein MMTTTFNKSANRVLLENISWQTYQDLLLDCAEQPGIRLTYDQGKLEIMTPLDPHESSKKLMGRFVEAATEELNIEIRSLGSRTCQRKDLARGLEPDQCYYIQNERIVRGIEQIDLNEYPPPDLVIEIDITSSSMNRLGIYTALGVPEIWRYDDGRLIILRLEDGEYMECDRSPSLSLLTPSEIMRFLELGKTMGETSLIRLFREWVRTQVKEGE; this is encoded by the coding sequence ATGATGACTACTACTTTCAACAAAAGTGCTAACCGAGTTTTGCTAGAGAACATTAGCTGGCAAACATATCAAGATCTGTTGCTAGATTGTGCAGAACAACCAGGAATTCGCTTGACTTATGACCAAGGTAAATTAGAAATTATGACACCGTTAGATCCTCATGAAAGTTCCAAAAAGCTGATGGGTAGGTTTGTGGAAGCAGCAACAGAAGAATTAAATATAGAAATTCGTAGCTTGGGGTCAAGAACTTGTCAAAGGAAAGATTTAGCGAGGGGATTAGAACCAGATCAATGTTACTACATTCAAAATGAACGAATTGTTAGAGGTATAGAGCAAATCGATCTGAATGAATACCCACCTCCTGATTTAGTAATTGAAATTGATATTACCAGTAGTTCAATGAATAGATTAGGAATTTATACAGCTTTAGGTGTTCCTGAAATTTGGCGTTATGATGATGGGCGGTTGATAATTTTGCGGTTAGAAGATGGGGAGTATATGGAGTGCGATCGATCTCCCAGTTTATCTCTGTTAACTCCCTCAGAAATTATGCGGTTTTTAGAATTAGGAAAAACAATGGGAGAAACAAGTTTAATTCGGTTGTTTCGGGAATGGGTGAGAACTCAGGTGAAGGAAGGGGAGTGA
- a CDS encoding M20/M25/M40 family metallo-hydrolase, whose protein sequence is MNLKEQLQEHLTQIVRDRDPYISSAGHFFVQQYIREQFQQWGNVETHEFAVRGQTHQNLILNLPSLSKNQDKSPPILIGAHYDAVPNCPGADDNATGVAVLLELAKAFAAKPLKYPVRLVAFDMEEYGLLGSQEYAAKLKRENQRLRLMISLEMLGYCNHAPNSQRYPAGLERFYPNTGNFIALIGNLTTIPDLIKLSRNIRKSGTPAEWLPVPNQGKIVRQTRLSDHAPFWDNGYRAMMITDTAFMRNPHYHQVSDRIENLDLNFLTGVCLGLEFGLRKL, encoded by the coding sequence ATGAATTTAAAAGAACAATTACAAGAACATTTGACTCAAATTGTGCGCGATCGAGATCCTTACATTTCTTCAGCAGGTCATTTTTTTGTCCAGCAATATATCCGCGAACAATTCCAACAATGGGGAAATGTGGAAACTCACGAATTTGCTGTTAGAGGTCAAACTCATCAAAATTTGATTTTAAATTTACCATCTTTAAGTAAGAATCAAGATAAATCTCCACCAATTTTAATTGGCGCACATTATGATGCTGTGCCAAATTGTCCGGGTGCAGATGATAACGCTACAGGTGTTGCTGTATTGTTGGAATTAGCGAAAGCTTTTGCTGCTAAACCTTTGAAATATCCTGTGCGATTAGTTGCTTTTGATATGGAAGAATACGGTTTACTTGGTAGTCAGGAATATGCTGCTAAATTAAAGCGAGAAAACCAACGTTTGCGGCTGATGATTTCTTTGGAAATGTTGGGTTATTGTAATCATGCGCCTAACTCTCAACGTTACCCTGCGGGACTAGAAAGGTTTTACCCAAACACAGGTAATTTTATTGCTTTAATTGGGAATTTAACAACTATTCCCGATTTAATTAAATTGAGTCGAAATATCCGCAAAAGTGGTACTCCTGCGGAATGGTTGCCTGTTCCAAATCAAGGTAAAATTGTGCGGCAAACTCGCTTGAGCGATCATGCTCCTTTTTGGGATAATGGTTATCGCGCGATGATGATTACGGATACAGCTTTTATGCGAAATCCTCATTATCATCAAGTTAGCGATCGCATTGAAAATCTCGACCTAAATTTCCTCACTGGAGTTTGCCTGGGTTTAGAATTTGGCTTAAGAAAACTATGA